From Ictidomys tridecemlineatus isolate mIctTri1 chromosome 2, mIctTri1.hap1, whole genome shotgun sequence, the proteins below share one genomic window:
- the Repin1 gene encoding DNA-binding protein REPIN1 isoform X2: MDGRGAPAEPAGEFSLTSGGYRSVGRSRRCSGRSIPKNIPRKSWKKPHPQLCNLQEEEPMLERRCRGPMAMGPAQPRLLSGSSQESLQTLEKESSGLRHQGTKLAQSGSQALGRARRCAHCRRHFLSWVALWLHTRRCQARLPLPCPECGRRFRHAPFLALHHQVHAAATPDVGFTCHLCGQSFRGWVALVLHLRAHSAAKRPIACPECERRFWRQKQLRAHLRRCHPPTPEARPFICGNCGRSFAQWDQLVAHKRVHVAEALEEAAAKALGPRPRGRPAVTAPRPGGDAVDRPFQCACCGKRFRHKPNLIAHRRVHTGERPHQCPECGKRFTNKPYLTSHRRIHTGEKPYPCTECGRRFRHKPNLLSHSKIHKRSEGSAQATTGAASPQLSAVVLDPSAEPGPEKIAPEPAAEPPPEAPLEPPRDQAQATPSLYSCDDCGRSFRLERFLRAHQRQHTGERPFTCAECGKNFGKKTHLVAHSRVHSGERPFACEECGRRFSQGSHLAAHRRDHAPERPFVCPDCGKAFRHKPYLAAHRRIHTGEKPYVCPDCGKAFSQKSNLVSHRRIHTGERPYACPDCDRSFSQKSNLITHRKSHIRDGAFCCAICGQTFDDEERLLTHQKKHDI, from the exons ATGGACGGGCGCGGCGCCCCTGCAGAGCCTGCGGGAGAG TTTTCTCTGACATCTGGGGGCTATCGGAGTGTGGGCCGAAGCAGGCGCTGCAGCGGCAGAAGTATCCCCAAGAACATCCCCAGGAAGAGCTGGAAaaagcctcatccccagctctgcaaTCTTCAGG AGGAAGAGCCAATGCTGGAACGGCGCTGCAGGGGCCCCATGGCCATGggtccagcccagcccaggctccTTTCAGGGTCCTCCCAGGAGTCACTTCAGACCTTGGAGAAGGAGTCCAGCGGGCTGAGGCACCAGGGCACCAAACTGGCCCAGTCAGGCAGTCAAGCCCTAGGCAGGGCCCGTCGCTGTGCCCACTGTCGAAGGCACTTCTTGAGCTGGGTGGCCCTGTGGCTTCATACCCGAAGGTGCCAGGCGCGGCTCCCTCTGCCCTGTCCTGAATGTGGGAGGCGCTTCCGCCATGCCCCTTTCTTAGCACTGCACCATCAGGTCCATGCTGCTGCCACACCAGACGTGGGCTTCACCTGCCACCTCTGTGGGCAGAGCTTCCGAGGCTGGGTGGCCCTGGTTCTGCATCTGAGGGCCCACTCGGCTGCAAAGCGGCCCATTGCTTGTCCTGAATGTGAGAGACGCTTCTGGCGACAAAAGCAACTTCGAGCACATCTGCGGCGGTGCCATCCCCCTACCCCTGAGGCTCGGCCCTTCATATGTGGCAACTGTGGCCGGAGCTTTGCCCAGTGGGACCAGCTGGTTGCTCACAAGCGGGTGCACGTGGCTGAGGCCCTGGAGGAGGCGGCAGCCAAAGCTCTGGGGCCAAGGCCCCGAGGTCGCCCTGCTGTGACCGCCCCTAGGCCTGGTGGGGACGCCGTGGACCGCCCCTTCCAGTGTGCCTGCTGCGGCAAGCGCTTCCGCCACAAGCCCAACCTGATCGCCCACCGCCGAGTGCACACTGGTGAGCGTCCCCACCAGTGCCCAGAATGCGGGAAGCGCTTCACCAACAAGCCCTACCTGACCTCGCACCGTCGCATCCACACTGGCGAGAAGCCCTACCCGTGCACTGAGTGCGGGCGCCGTTTCCGGCACAAACCCAACCTGCTGTCACACAGCAAGATCCACAAGCGGTCTGAGGGCTCCGCGCAGGCCACCACCGGTGCTGCGAGCCCCCAGCTTTCAGCCGTGGTGCTGGATCCCTCGGCAGAGCCCGGCCCTGAGAAGATTGCTCCGGAGCCCGCGGCGGAGCCTCCACCTGAGGCCCCCTTGGAACCCCCACGAGACCAGGCCCAGGCGACCCCATCCCTGTACAGCTGCGACGACTGTGGGCGCAGCTTCCGGCTGGAGCGCTTCCTGCGCGCGCACCAGCGGCAGCACACCGGGGAGCGGCCCTTCACCTGCGCCGAGTGCGGGAAGAACTTCGGCAAGAAGACCCACCTGGTGGCGCACTCCCGAGTGCACTCCGGCGAGCGACCCTTCGCCTGCGAGGAGTGCGGGCGCCGCTTCTCCCAGGGCAGCCACCTGGCCGCCCACCGGCGCGACCACGCCCCCGAGCGGCCCTTCGTCTGCCCCGACTGCGGCAAGGCTTTCCGCCACAAGCCCTACCTGGCCGCCCACCGGCGCATCCACACGGGCGAGAAGCCCTACGTCTGCCCCGACTGCGGCAAAGCCTTCAGCCAGAAGTCCAACCTGGTGTCCCACCGGCGCATCCACACGGGCGAGCGGCCCTACGCCTGCCCCGACTGTGACCGCAGCTTCAGTCAGAAGTCCAATCTCATCACCCACCGCAAGAGCCACATTCGAGATGGCGCCTTTTGCTGTGCCATCTGTGGCCAGACCTTTGACGATGAGGAGAGACTCCTGACCCACCAAAAGAAGCATGATATCTGA
- the Repin1 gene encoding DNA-binding protein REPIN1 isoform X1, which translates to MDGRGAPAEPAGEFSLTSGGYRSVGRSRRCSGRSIPKNIPRKSWKKPHPQLCNLQAEEEPMLERRCRGPMAMGPAQPRLLSGSSQESLQTLEKESSGLRHQGTKLAQSGSQALGRARRCAHCRRHFLSWVALWLHTRRCQARLPLPCPECGRRFRHAPFLALHHQVHAAATPDVGFTCHLCGQSFRGWVALVLHLRAHSAAKRPIACPECERRFWRQKQLRAHLRRCHPPTPEARPFICGNCGRSFAQWDQLVAHKRVHVAEALEEAAAKALGPRPRGRPAVTAPRPGGDAVDRPFQCACCGKRFRHKPNLIAHRRVHTGERPHQCPECGKRFTNKPYLTSHRRIHTGEKPYPCTECGRRFRHKPNLLSHSKIHKRSEGSAQATTGAASPQLSAVVLDPSAEPGPEKIAPEPAAEPPPEAPLEPPRDQAQATPSLYSCDDCGRSFRLERFLRAHQRQHTGERPFTCAECGKNFGKKTHLVAHSRVHSGERPFACEECGRRFSQGSHLAAHRRDHAPERPFVCPDCGKAFRHKPYLAAHRRIHTGEKPYVCPDCGKAFSQKSNLVSHRRIHTGERPYACPDCDRSFSQKSNLITHRKSHIRDGAFCCAICGQTFDDEERLLTHQKKHDI; encoded by the exons ATGGACGGGCGCGGCGCCCCTGCAGAGCCTGCGGGAGAG TTTTCTCTGACATCTGGGGGCTATCGGAGTGTGGGCCGAAGCAGGCGCTGCAGCGGCAGAAGTATCCCCAAGAACATCCCCAGGAAGAGCTGGAAaaagcctcatccccagctctgcaaTCTTCAGG CAGAGGAAGAGCCAATGCTGGAACGGCGCTGCAGGGGCCCCATGGCCATGggtccagcccagcccaggctccTTTCAGGGTCCTCCCAGGAGTCACTTCAGACCTTGGAGAAGGAGTCCAGCGGGCTGAGGCACCAGGGCACCAAACTGGCCCAGTCAGGCAGTCAAGCCCTAGGCAGGGCCCGTCGCTGTGCCCACTGTCGAAGGCACTTCTTGAGCTGGGTGGCCCTGTGGCTTCATACCCGAAGGTGCCAGGCGCGGCTCCCTCTGCCCTGTCCTGAATGTGGGAGGCGCTTCCGCCATGCCCCTTTCTTAGCACTGCACCATCAGGTCCATGCTGCTGCCACACCAGACGTGGGCTTCACCTGCCACCTCTGTGGGCAGAGCTTCCGAGGCTGGGTGGCCCTGGTTCTGCATCTGAGGGCCCACTCGGCTGCAAAGCGGCCCATTGCTTGTCCTGAATGTGAGAGACGCTTCTGGCGACAAAAGCAACTTCGAGCACATCTGCGGCGGTGCCATCCCCCTACCCCTGAGGCTCGGCCCTTCATATGTGGCAACTGTGGCCGGAGCTTTGCCCAGTGGGACCAGCTGGTTGCTCACAAGCGGGTGCACGTGGCTGAGGCCCTGGAGGAGGCGGCAGCCAAAGCTCTGGGGCCAAGGCCCCGAGGTCGCCCTGCTGTGACCGCCCCTAGGCCTGGTGGGGACGCCGTGGACCGCCCCTTCCAGTGTGCCTGCTGCGGCAAGCGCTTCCGCCACAAGCCCAACCTGATCGCCCACCGCCGAGTGCACACTGGTGAGCGTCCCCACCAGTGCCCAGAATGCGGGAAGCGCTTCACCAACAAGCCCTACCTGACCTCGCACCGTCGCATCCACACTGGCGAGAAGCCCTACCCGTGCACTGAGTGCGGGCGCCGTTTCCGGCACAAACCCAACCTGCTGTCACACAGCAAGATCCACAAGCGGTCTGAGGGCTCCGCGCAGGCCACCACCGGTGCTGCGAGCCCCCAGCTTTCAGCCGTGGTGCTGGATCCCTCGGCAGAGCCCGGCCCTGAGAAGATTGCTCCGGAGCCCGCGGCGGAGCCTCCACCTGAGGCCCCCTTGGAACCCCCACGAGACCAGGCCCAGGCGACCCCATCCCTGTACAGCTGCGACGACTGTGGGCGCAGCTTCCGGCTGGAGCGCTTCCTGCGCGCGCACCAGCGGCAGCACACCGGGGAGCGGCCCTTCACCTGCGCCGAGTGCGGGAAGAACTTCGGCAAGAAGACCCACCTGGTGGCGCACTCCCGAGTGCACTCCGGCGAGCGACCCTTCGCCTGCGAGGAGTGCGGGCGCCGCTTCTCCCAGGGCAGCCACCTGGCCGCCCACCGGCGCGACCACGCCCCCGAGCGGCCCTTCGTCTGCCCCGACTGCGGCAAGGCTTTCCGCCACAAGCCCTACCTGGCCGCCCACCGGCGCATCCACACGGGCGAGAAGCCCTACGTCTGCCCCGACTGCGGCAAAGCCTTCAGCCAGAAGTCCAACCTGGTGTCCCACCGGCGCATCCACACGGGCGAGCGGCCCTACGCCTGCCCCGACTGTGACCGCAGCTTCAGTCAGAAGTCCAATCTCATCACCCACCGCAAGAGCCACATTCGAGATGGCGCCTTTTGCTGTGCCATCTGTGGCCAGACCTTTGACGATGAGGAGAGACTCCTGACCCACCAAAAGAAGCATGATATCTGA
- the Repin1 gene encoding DNA-binding protein REPIN1 isoform X4 yields MGVGVSLLLQFSLTSGGYRSVGRSRRCSGRSIPKNIPRKSWKKPHPQLCNLQEEEPMLERRCRGPMAMGPAQPRLLSGSSQESLQTLEKESSGLRHQGTKLAQSGSQALGRARRCAHCRRHFLSWVALWLHTRRCQARLPLPCPECGRRFRHAPFLALHHQVHAAATPDVGFTCHLCGQSFRGWVALVLHLRAHSAAKRPIACPECERRFWRQKQLRAHLRRCHPPTPEARPFICGNCGRSFAQWDQLVAHKRVHVAEALEEAAAKALGPRPRGRPAVTAPRPGGDAVDRPFQCACCGKRFRHKPNLIAHRRVHTGERPHQCPECGKRFTNKPYLTSHRRIHTGEKPYPCTECGRRFRHKPNLLSHSKIHKRSEGSAQATTGAASPQLSAVVLDPSAEPGPEKIAPEPAAEPPPEAPLEPPRDQAQATPSLYSCDDCGRSFRLERFLRAHQRQHTGERPFTCAECGKNFGKKTHLVAHSRVHSGERPFACEECGRRFSQGSHLAAHRRDHAPERPFVCPDCGKAFRHKPYLAAHRRIHTGEKPYVCPDCGKAFSQKSNLVSHRRIHTGERPYACPDCDRSFSQKSNLITHRKSHIRDGAFCCAICGQTFDDEERLLTHQKKHDI; encoded by the exons ATGGGGGTAGGGGTGTCTTTATTGCTGCAGTTTTCTCTGACATCTGGGGGCTATCGGAGTGTGGGCCGAAGCAGGCGCTGCAGCGGCAGAAGTATCCCCAAGAACATCCCCAGGAAGAGCTGGAAaaagcctcatccccagctctgcaaTCTTCAGG AGGAAGAGCCAATGCTGGAACGGCGCTGCAGGGGCCCCATGGCCATGggtccagcccagcccaggctccTTTCAGGGTCCTCCCAGGAGTCACTTCAGACCTTGGAGAAGGAGTCCAGCGGGCTGAGGCACCAGGGCACCAAACTGGCCCAGTCAGGCAGTCAAGCCCTAGGCAGGGCCCGTCGCTGTGCCCACTGTCGAAGGCACTTCTTGAGCTGGGTGGCCCTGTGGCTTCATACCCGAAGGTGCCAGGCGCGGCTCCCTCTGCCCTGTCCTGAATGTGGGAGGCGCTTCCGCCATGCCCCTTTCTTAGCACTGCACCATCAGGTCCATGCTGCTGCCACACCAGACGTGGGCTTCACCTGCCACCTCTGTGGGCAGAGCTTCCGAGGCTGGGTGGCCCTGGTTCTGCATCTGAGGGCCCACTCGGCTGCAAAGCGGCCCATTGCTTGTCCTGAATGTGAGAGACGCTTCTGGCGACAAAAGCAACTTCGAGCACATCTGCGGCGGTGCCATCCCCCTACCCCTGAGGCTCGGCCCTTCATATGTGGCAACTGTGGCCGGAGCTTTGCCCAGTGGGACCAGCTGGTTGCTCACAAGCGGGTGCACGTGGCTGAGGCCCTGGAGGAGGCGGCAGCCAAAGCTCTGGGGCCAAGGCCCCGAGGTCGCCCTGCTGTGACCGCCCCTAGGCCTGGTGGGGACGCCGTGGACCGCCCCTTCCAGTGTGCCTGCTGCGGCAAGCGCTTCCGCCACAAGCCCAACCTGATCGCCCACCGCCGAGTGCACACTGGTGAGCGTCCCCACCAGTGCCCAGAATGCGGGAAGCGCTTCACCAACAAGCCCTACCTGACCTCGCACCGTCGCATCCACACTGGCGAGAAGCCCTACCCGTGCACTGAGTGCGGGCGCCGTTTCCGGCACAAACCCAACCTGCTGTCACACAGCAAGATCCACAAGCGGTCTGAGGGCTCCGCGCAGGCCACCACCGGTGCTGCGAGCCCCCAGCTTTCAGCCGTGGTGCTGGATCCCTCGGCAGAGCCCGGCCCTGAGAAGATTGCTCCGGAGCCCGCGGCGGAGCCTCCACCTGAGGCCCCCTTGGAACCCCCACGAGACCAGGCCCAGGCGACCCCATCCCTGTACAGCTGCGACGACTGTGGGCGCAGCTTCCGGCTGGAGCGCTTCCTGCGCGCGCACCAGCGGCAGCACACCGGGGAGCGGCCCTTCACCTGCGCCGAGTGCGGGAAGAACTTCGGCAAGAAGACCCACCTGGTGGCGCACTCCCGAGTGCACTCCGGCGAGCGACCCTTCGCCTGCGAGGAGTGCGGGCGCCGCTTCTCCCAGGGCAGCCACCTGGCCGCCCACCGGCGCGACCACGCCCCCGAGCGGCCCTTCGTCTGCCCCGACTGCGGCAAGGCTTTCCGCCACAAGCCCTACCTGGCCGCCCACCGGCGCATCCACACGGGCGAGAAGCCCTACGTCTGCCCCGACTGCGGCAAAGCCTTCAGCCAGAAGTCCAACCTGGTGTCCCACCGGCGCATCCACACGGGCGAGCGGCCCTACGCCTGCCCCGACTGTGACCGCAGCTTCAGTCAGAAGTCCAATCTCATCACCCACCGCAAGAGCCACATTCGAGATGGCGCCTTTTGCTGTGCCATCTGTGGCCAGACCTTTGACGATGAGGAGAGACTCCTGACCCACCAAAAGAAGCATGATATCTGA
- the Repin1 gene encoding DNA-binding protein REPIN1 isoform X3: MGVGVSLLLQFSLTSGGYRSVGRSRRCSGRSIPKNIPRKSWKKPHPQLCNLQAEEEPMLERRCRGPMAMGPAQPRLLSGSSQESLQTLEKESSGLRHQGTKLAQSGSQALGRARRCAHCRRHFLSWVALWLHTRRCQARLPLPCPECGRRFRHAPFLALHHQVHAAATPDVGFTCHLCGQSFRGWVALVLHLRAHSAAKRPIACPECERRFWRQKQLRAHLRRCHPPTPEARPFICGNCGRSFAQWDQLVAHKRVHVAEALEEAAAKALGPRPRGRPAVTAPRPGGDAVDRPFQCACCGKRFRHKPNLIAHRRVHTGERPHQCPECGKRFTNKPYLTSHRRIHTGEKPYPCTECGRRFRHKPNLLSHSKIHKRSEGSAQATTGAASPQLSAVVLDPSAEPGPEKIAPEPAAEPPPEAPLEPPRDQAQATPSLYSCDDCGRSFRLERFLRAHQRQHTGERPFTCAECGKNFGKKTHLVAHSRVHSGERPFACEECGRRFSQGSHLAAHRRDHAPERPFVCPDCGKAFRHKPYLAAHRRIHTGEKPYVCPDCGKAFSQKSNLVSHRRIHTGERPYACPDCDRSFSQKSNLITHRKSHIRDGAFCCAICGQTFDDEERLLTHQKKHDI, from the exons ATGGGGGTAGGGGTGTCTTTATTGCTGCAGTTTTCTCTGACATCTGGGGGCTATCGGAGTGTGGGCCGAAGCAGGCGCTGCAGCGGCAGAAGTATCCCCAAGAACATCCCCAGGAAGAGCTGGAAaaagcctcatccccagctctgcaaTCTTCAGG CAGAGGAAGAGCCAATGCTGGAACGGCGCTGCAGGGGCCCCATGGCCATGggtccagcccagcccaggctccTTTCAGGGTCCTCCCAGGAGTCACTTCAGACCTTGGAGAAGGAGTCCAGCGGGCTGAGGCACCAGGGCACCAAACTGGCCCAGTCAGGCAGTCAAGCCCTAGGCAGGGCCCGTCGCTGTGCCCACTGTCGAAGGCACTTCTTGAGCTGGGTGGCCCTGTGGCTTCATACCCGAAGGTGCCAGGCGCGGCTCCCTCTGCCCTGTCCTGAATGTGGGAGGCGCTTCCGCCATGCCCCTTTCTTAGCACTGCACCATCAGGTCCATGCTGCTGCCACACCAGACGTGGGCTTCACCTGCCACCTCTGTGGGCAGAGCTTCCGAGGCTGGGTGGCCCTGGTTCTGCATCTGAGGGCCCACTCGGCTGCAAAGCGGCCCATTGCTTGTCCTGAATGTGAGAGACGCTTCTGGCGACAAAAGCAACTTCGAGCACATCTGCGGCGGTGCCATCCCCCTACCCCTGAGGCTCGGCCCTTCATATGTGGCAACTGTGGCCGGAGCTTTGCCCAGTGGGACCAGCTGGTTGCTCACAAGCGGGTGCACGTGGCTGAGGCCCTGGAGGAGGCGGCAGCCAAAGCTCTGGGGCCAAGGCCCCGAGGTCGCCCTGCTGTGACCGCCCCTAGGCCTGGTGGGGACGCCGTGGACCGCCCCTTCCAGTGTGCCTGCTGCGGCAAGCGCTTCCGCCACAAGCCCAACCTGATCGCCCACCGCCGAGTGCACACTGGTGAGCGTCCCCACCAGTGCCCAGAATGCGGGAAGCGCTTCACCAACAAGCCCTACCTGACCTCGCACCGTCGCATCCACACTGGCGAGAAGCCCTACCCGTGCACTGAGTGCGGGCGCCGTTTCCGGCACAAACCCAACCTGCTGTCACACAGCAAGATCCACAAGCGGTCTGAGGGCTCCGCGCAGGCCACCACCGGTGCTGCGAGCCCCCAGCTTTCAGCCGTGGTGCTGGATCCCTCGGCAGAGCCCGGCCCTGAGAAGATTGCTCCGGAGCCCGCGGCGGAGCCTCCACCTGAGGCCCCCTTGGAACCCCCACGAGACCAGGCCCAGGCGACCCCATCCCTGTACAGCTGCGACGACTGTGGGCGCAGCTTCCGGCTGGAGCGCTTCCTGCGCGCGCACCAGCGGCAGCACACCGGGGAGCGGCCCTTCACCTGCGCCGAGTGCGGGAAGAACTTCGGCAAGAAGACCCACCTGGTGGCGCACTCCCGAGTGCACTCCGGCGAGCGACCCTTCGCCTGCGAGGAGTGCGGGCGCCGCTTCTCCCAGGGCAGCCACCTGGCCGCCCACCGGCGCGACCACGCCCCCGAGCGGCCCTTCGTCTGCCCCGACTGCGGCAAGGCTTTCCGCCACAAGCCCTACCTGGCCGCCCACCGGCGCATCCACACGGGCGAGAAGCCCTACGTCTGCCCCGACTGCGGCAAAGCCTTCAGCCAGAAGTCCAACCTGGTGTCCCACCGGCGCATCCACACGGGCGAGCGGCCCTACGCCTGCCCCGACTGTGACCGCAGCTTCAGTCAGAAGTCCAATCTCATCACCCACCGCAAGAGCCACATTCGAGATGGCGCCTTTTGCTGTGCCATCTGTGGCCAGACCTTTGACGATGAGGAGAGACTCCTGACCCACCAAAAGAAGCATGATATCTGA
- the Repin1 gene encoding DNA-binding protein REPIN1 isoform X5, producing MLERRCRGPMAMGPAQPRLLSGSSQESLQTLEKESSGLRHQGTKLAQSGSQALGRARRCAHCRRHFLSWVALWLHTRRCQARLPLPCPECGRRFRHAPFLALHHQVHAAATPDVGFTCHLCGQSFRGWVALVLHLRAHSAAKRPIACPECERRFWRQKQLRAHLRRCHPPTPEARPFICGNCGRSFAQWDQLVAHKRVHVAEALEEAAAKALGPRPRGRPAVTAPRPGGDAVDRPFQCACCGKRFRHKPNLIAHRRVHTGERPHQCPECGKRFTNKPYLTSHRRIHTGEKPYPCTECGRRFRHKPNLLSHSKIHKRSEGSAQATTGAASPQLSAVVLDPSAEPGPEKIAPEPAAEPPPEAPLEPPRDQAQATPSLYSCDDCGRSFRLERFLRAHQRQHTGERPFTCAECGKNFGKKTHLVAHSRVHSGERPFACEECGRRFSQGSHLAAHRRDHAPERPFVCPDCGKAFRHKPYLAAHRRIHTGEKPYVCPDCGKAFSQKSNLVSHRRIHTGERPYACPDCDRSFSQKSNLITHRKSHIRDGAFCCAICGQTFDDEERLLTHQKKHDI from the coding sequence ATGCTGGAACGGCGCTGCAGGGGCCCCATGGCCATGggtccagcccagcccaggctccTTTCAGGGTCCTCCCAGGAGTCACTTCAGACCTTGGAGAAGGAGTCCAGCGGGCTGAGGCACCAGGGCACCAAACTGGCCCAGTCAGGCAGTCAAGCCCTAGGCAGGGCCCGTCGCTGTGCCCACTGTCGAAGGCACTTCTTGAGCTGGGTGGCCCTGTGGCTTCATACCCGAAGGTGCCAGGCGCGGCTCCCTCTGCCCTGTCCTGAATGTGGGAGGCGCTTCCGCCATGCCCCTTTCTTAGCACTGCACCATCAGGTCCATGCTGCTGCCACACCAGACGTGGGCTTCACCTGCCACCTCTGTGGGCAGAGCTTCCGAGGCTGGGTGGCCCTGGTTCTGCATCTGAGGGCCCACTCGGCTGCAAAGCGGCCCATTGCTTGTCCTGAATGTGAGAGACGCTTCTGGCGACAAAAGCAACTTCGAGCACATCTGCGGCGGTGCCATCCCCCTACCCCTGAGGCTCGGCCCTTCATATGTGGCAACTGTGGCCGGAGCTTTGCCCAGTGGGACCAGCTGGTTGCTCACAAGCGGGTGCACGTGGCTGAGGCCCTGGAGGAGGCGGCAGCCAAAGCTCTGGGGCCAAGGCCCCGAGGTCGCCCTGCTGTGACCGCCCCTAGGCCTGGTGGGGACGCCGTGGACCGCCCCTTCCAGTGTGCCTGCTGCGGCAAGCGCTTCCGCCACAAGCCCAACCTGATCGCCCACCGCCGAGTGCACACTGGTGAGCGTCCCCACCAGTGCCCAGAATGCGGGAAGCGCTTCACCAACAAGCCCTACCTGACCTCGCACCGTCGCATCCACACTGGCGAGAAGCCCTACCCGTGCACTGAGTGCGGGCGCCGTTTCCGGCACAAACCCAACCTGCTGTCACACAGCAAGATCCACAAGCGGTCTGAGGGCTCCGCGCAGGCCACCACCGGTGCTGCGAGCCCCCAGCTTTCAGCCGTGGTGCTGGATCCCTCGGCAGAGCCCGGCCCTGAGAAGATTGCTCCGGAGCCCGCGGCGGAGCCTCCACCTGAGGCCCCCTTGGAACCCCCACGAGACCAGGCCCAGGCGACCCCATCCCTGTACAGCTGCGACGACTGTGGGCGCAGCTTCCGGCTGGAGCGCTTCCTGCGCGCGCACCAGCGGCAGCACACCGGGGAGCGGCCCTTCACCTGCGCCGAGTGCGGGAAGAACTTCGGCAAGAAGACCCACCTGGTGGCGCACTCCCGAGTGCACTCCGGCGAGCGACCCTTCGCCTGCGAGGAGTGCGGGCGCCGCTTCTCCCAGGGCAGCCACCTGGCCGCCCACCGGCGCGACCACGCCCCCGAGCGGCCCTTCGTCTGCCCCGACTGCGGCAAGGCTTTCCGCCACAAGCCCTACCTGGCCGCCCACCGGCGCATCCACACGGGCGAGAAGCCCTACGTCTGCCCCGACTGCGGCAAAGCCTTCAGCCAGAAGTCCAACCTGGTGTCCCACCGGCGCATCCACACGGGCGAGCGGCCCTACGCCTGCCCCGACTGTGACCGCAGCTTCAGTCAGAAGTCCAATCTCATCACCCACCGCAAGAGCCACATTCGAGATGGCGCCTTTTGCTGTGCCATCTGTGGCCAGACCTTTGACGATGAGGAGAGACTCCTGACCCACCAAAAGAAGCATGATATCTGA